A region of the Haemophilus parainfluenzae genome:
TGCGGTATTTTTGCAATACATCTTGACCGTTTACGCGATAGATGTTGGCAAGCACATCTACAAACAAAATTTCTTTGCCTGCCAGCGTTTGCTTGATAGACATAATTTGGAAGCTGTCGGAATGTTCCGTTGCTTCTTTATTCTTTAAGCTTCCACCTGTCGTCTTGTTAAATGCCACGTTCATCGTGGTGACAAGTGATTCTTCCGCAGCCAAGCCGCGAGAATCAAATACCTGCACATTAGAACGTGCCATAAGCTGCACATTTTTATAAGGGTTATAGGCGTTTACTCGCACTTCAGGATAGAAACTATCCCAAATCACTTCGCCTTCCATTGCGTTCAACCCTGCAGGGAGTTTGATTGTGCCGTGTAGCCCTAAGCCTTTGTGTTCAATAAACTCGAACTCGATGTCAGGCAATTTAAACTCTTTGGCTTTGCCAAGTAGCGAGTTGCCGTTCATATACACATTGGCGTTCACAATCTGATGAATTGCGGTACTCATAATTTTCTCCTTCTAGCGTTGTGACACCAAGTTCACTAAGTATTTACGGGTCATTACCGATTTATTGCTGATAAGCTCGGCTGGCAATTTCGGCGTGTATTCATACATCAACGGCACGTGACCTTTGCTAAATTCATCCACCAAGTCGGTATCGTAGTCAAGGCTGACGCGATAACCTACAATACTTGGCAAGGCTCGCAAATAGGTGTCCACTGTTTCCAATAAACTGTCAATCAACGCATCATCAATCGGGCGGTCGATAAATTGCAACTCGGTGCGGCGAATGCTTTCGTCGATTAAATCACCTGTGCGCAACGCCGTTTCAAAATTGATGATATGGGTTACCGTTGGATAGTTTGACGAACGGTTACCCCATAAGCGGAAGCCTGTGCCAAAGCTATTGAAAATCGTGGTAATACCCACCGCGTTAAGCAGGTTGGTTTCCGATTGCTCATCGTCCACGCGAGCGGTTAAAGGCACTTCCATCCCAATTACGCCTTGCAATTGACGGTTTGAAGTGGAGAACCAATAGCCGTTGTCGGTATCGGTTTTCATCCGCAAGCCTGCTGCGTGCACCGCTAAACTTTCAAGCGTATTGCTAGAGCCCAACGCATAAGGGAAGAAGTGGCGCACACGTTCAGAACTTGCGGAGGCATTCAATACACCAATCGGGCCGCGAGCTTGAATCGCTTTAGAAAGCGATGTGCCTTTCGGCAATTGCACATAAGCCACTGCTTTTAACTGTTCAGCTAATGTTGAAAGAGCCGCTGCACAGCTTGCCGTTTTGTCAAACTCTGGGCAGATTAAAATTTTGGCATCCGCACCGTATAAATTGAAACCGTCACGCACCAATTCCAAGCCTTTGCGTTTGCCGGTAGCAGCGTCAATACCGCCTTTGATGTCCGCTTCGGTCACTTTTTCAGGATCAGCATAAGCGTAAGTCGCTTTTAACCCTTCGTGGCGTGTAGTAAAGGTAATTTCACCTGTTTGCAAGTTTACGCTGTAATCAGTGCCTTCTTGCAAGGTTTGGCTAGATGATTGAATGCTGATGTTCAATAAGCCTGCTTTCGCTGTTTTTGCCATTAAGGTGGAGCTGTCTTGTGTTAAGACTTCGTCTGTAATGTCAGTTTTGTGTTTTTTCGGATCTAACACATTGACCACATACACCTTACCTGCGGCATAGCGAGCCAATACGTCAAAAGCGTCTGGCAACGTGAAGCCTTGGTTTAAAATCACACCAAATTGAGCAAAATCTTTGGTGGTTTGGCACACGGTCAATTCATTGACTGCGCCGATAGGTGCAGTCCCTACGATGCCAATAATTGCACCGTCCACCGTTTCCACCGCGACAGAACCGCCTGCCACGCGTGTTGTTTTCGTTCCGTGATGAAACGCCATAATGTTCTCCTTATGGTTCTTTGCGGCGATAACGTGCCGCGGTAAATTTTGGTAAATTTTGCGGCTGGTGTGCTTCCACCTGCCACGTTTCGGTTTGAATAACCAGTTGGTATTGCCACAGCCCATTGTCTTCGCCTGCAAACTCTTCGCTAATCAAATGACAAGCGGTGCAATTGGTCGGCTTAAATCCCACAATCGCCAGCCGTAACTGGTCGAGCATTTCCAACGCCCCTGTATCATCGTGCTGACTGCGGGCAATCACCGTGAGGGCAATCAGCACTTTGCGGCGTTGTTGGATAATGTCGGTGCTATCAAGGCTTTCAAATTTTGACCCAGCATACTGCACCAACACCGCACCGAATGGGTCGAGCAGGTTATAGTGTTCAAGGTCATCAGGGAACAGTTCGATGCTGAAACTCGTGGTCTTCTGTTCGACATGGTCTCTGATGCTTTGCAAAATGGGTAAAGTGGCACTCATTGATGCTCTCCTTAATAGCCCGACAAATCCAATTTCTGTGGCGCACGGGCTTTAAACTTTAAAGCGGACGGCAAGTTGTCATCTTCTGCCATTCCGACTTCCAGCAAGCCCAAATGCAATTTGCCATCGGCAATACGTTCTAAATCTTTTAATGCTTGGGCGTGCGCGTCTTTCACATTGGGCGGAAAGCCTTTGCCATCGGGACGGCGTGAATAAAGCCAGTAGCGAGCCAGTTGTAGGCAAATGTTACGCACTAAGGTCGGCACTTGATTTAACGGCAACTGATAACGCG
Encoded here:
- a CDS encoding gp436 family protein gives rise to the protein MYIQAQDLTDVMDEVTLRQLSTDNSRATEANQAVIAKACEYATETVDGYLRSRYQLPLNQVPTLVRNICLQLARYWLYSRRPDGKGFPPNVKDAHAQALKDLERIADGKLHLGLLEVGMAEDDNLPSALKFKARAPQKLDLSGY
- a CDS encoding phage major tail tube protein, which translates into the protein MSTAIHQIVNANVYMNGNSLLGKAKEFKLPDIEFEFIEHKGLGLHGTIKLPAGLNAMEGEVIWDSFYPEVRVNAYNPYKNVQLMARSNVQVFDSRGLAAEESLVTTMNVAFNKTTGGSLKNKEATEHSDSFQIMSIKQTLAGKEILFVDVLANIYRVNGQDVLQKYRTNIGQ
- a CDS encoding phage tail sheath family protein; this encodes MAFHHGTKTTRVAGGSVAVETVDGAIIGIVGTAPIGAVNELTVCQTTKDFAQFGVILNQGFTLPDAFDVLARYAAGKVYVVNVLDPKKHKTDITDEVLTQDSSTLMAKTAKAGLLNISIQSSSQTLQEGTDYSVNLQTGEITFTTRHEGLKATYAYADPEKVTEADIKGGIDAATGKRKGLELVRDGFNLYGADAKILICPEFDKTASCAAALSTLAEQLKAVAYVQLPKGTSLSKAIQARGPIGVLNASASSERVRHFFPYALGSSNTLESLAVHAAGLRMKTDTDNGYWFSTSNRQLQGVIGMEVPLTARVDDEQSETNLLNAVGITTIFNSFGTGFRLWGNRSSNYPTVTHIINFETALRTGDLIDESIRRTELQFIDRPIDDALIDSLLETVDTYLRALPSIVGYRVSLDYDTDLVDEFSKGHVPLMYEYTPKLPAELISNKSVMTRKYLVNLVSQR
- a CDS encoding Gp37 family protein, which translates into the protein MSATLPILQSIRDHVEQKTTSFSIELFPDDLEHYNLLDPFGAVLVQYAGSKFESLDSTDIIQQRRKVLIALTVIARSQHDDTGALEMLDQLRLAIVGFKPTNCTACHLISEEFAGEDNGLWQYQLVIQTETWQVEAHQPQNLPKFTAARYRRKEP